One stretch of Diorhabda carinulata isolate Delta chromosome 5, icDioCari1.1, whole genome shotgun sequence DNA includes these proteins:
- the LOC130893866 gene encoding uncharacterized protein LOC130893866 isoform X1, translated as MFYISLVWIILITFELSENCSAVKINQLIIPEVINASTPTVLDCDYTLDDSSEENLVVKWFFNDNILVYQWIVGHRPISFDVLKKRVDLNYTVNSNPNQLHRALRIMNPTPELTGNYTCVVSSLRSDDSQKKQMIVLGSSGGCSSVKITQLIVPEIVTANTPTILDCDYTIDDPSEENLVVKWFFNDNILVYQWIVGRQPISIGILRKRVDLNHTVNSNPNQLYRALRIMNPTPELTGNYTCVVSSPRSEDSQKKQMIVLVPPSSFDLELVLIESRNYEIRCIAKGVFPIPNITIRLGERLLNDTTVIVMPNNNAFDVTAKSTIYIDKEEKDFSCQLNIPQTTYSVTRKRILSTIESVSTAYKHSSSLLLVLIHIKMILIPFYL; from the exons ATGTTTTATATCAGCTTGGTTTGGATAATTCTAATAACTTTCG AACTATCAGAAAACTGTTCTGctgtaaaaataaatcaattaattatacCAGAAGTAATAAATGCCAGTACTCCGACAGTATTAGATTGCGATTATACACTAGATGATTCTAGTGAAGAAAACTTGGTGGTAAAATGGTTCTTTAATGATAATATACTTGTTTACCAGTGGATAGTGGGTCATCGGCCCATAAGCTTCG ATGTTCTGAAAAAACGAGTTGATCTAAACTACACAGTTAATTCCAATCCAAATCAACTCCACAGAGCCCTTAGGATAATGAACCCTACACCGGAATTAACAGGAAATTATACTTGTGTAGTATCTTCTCTCAGATCAGATGATTCCCagaaaaaacaaatgattgtcttag GATCATCAGGAGGATGTTCATCTGTTAAAATAACCCAATTAATTGTACCAGAAATAGTAACTGCCAATACCCCGACAATATTAGATTGCGATTATACCATAGACGATCCCAGTGAAGAGAATTTGGTAGTAAAATGGTTCTTTAATGATAACATACTTGTTTACCAGTGGATAGTCGGTCGTCAACCCATAAGTATCG GTATTCTGAGGAAACGAGTTGATTTAAACCACACAGTTAATTCTAATCCAAATCAACTTTACAGAGCCCTTAGGATAATGAACCCTACACCGGAGTTAACAGGAAATTATACTTGTGTAGTATCTTCTCCGAGATCAGAAGATTCTCagaaaaaacaaatgattgtCTTAG TACCTCCTTCTTCGTTTGATCTTGAATTAGTTTTGATCGAATCCAGAAATTACGAAATAAGATGTATAGCGAAGGGTGTTTTCCCTATACCAAATATAACGATACGTTTGGGAGAAAG aCTTTTGAATGATACGACAGTGATCGTCATGCCAAATAACAACGCATTCGACGTTACTGCCAAATCTACAATTTACATTGATAAGGAAGAAAAGGACTTTTCCTGTCAACTAAATATACCACAAACTACGTATTCAGTTACAAGAAAAAGGATTTTATCCACTATTG AGAGTGTTTCTACTGCTTATAAACATTCTTCATCACTTTTATTGgttttaattcatattaaaatgattttaattccattttatttataa
- the LOC130893865 gene encoding lysophospholipid acyltransferase 6 produces MSAKPSVYQGSQIFAGLTEYTGLRTDQLNFIISQFGALILSTLYRTALHPSKTRTEIRHVFGLGVGIIMGYFCFGYQAIHLAGLPGICYMIMTTQNPRVMHGMVLTVALIYLSFIHLYRQLFDYSSIGLDISGPLMVITQKVTSLAFSLHDGLTKKEEEMTHTQKYYAVHKTPNFLEYFSYSLLFPSLMAGPVIFYNDYIDFVEGNNYVKAQSDTRNSQVIYEPSPVKAVVKKVVTALFCAYIFVKFLPRFPIGRVKDGNFVENSTVGHLFWYLTVSLLLVRCKYYFAWTMADGICNNSGIGFSGYNENGASKWNKYSNVDIFQFEFGTSLKQSIEAWNKGTNIWLRMMVYERTTKYSTLLTYILSAIWHGFYPGYYLTFLSGALFTFASRTVRRHVRNYFLGNTESKLLYDVMTFAVTRFVLGYITFPFVILEFSSSIMLYNKMYWCLHIGAVIVYLFLPKFVPKSEIRELSSKSGIALALKQAGPYSK; encoded by the exons ATGAGTGCGAAACCTTCGGTGTACCAAGGAAGCCAAATATTTGCTGGTCTTACTGAATATACAGGGTTGAGAACAGATcaacttaattttattatcagtCAATTTGGCGCTTTGATTTTGTCCACGTTATACAGAACCGCGTTACACCCTAGTAAGACAAGAACCGAAATTAGACATGTATTTGGACTGGGAGTTGGTATTATTATGGGTTATTTCTGCTTCGGATATCAAGCTATTCATTTGGCGGGTTTACCGGGAATTTGTTATATG attATGACGACGCAAAATCCTCGTGTAATGCATGGAATGGTACTCACTGTGGCCTTAATTTACTTATCTTTCATCCATTTATATCGACAGTTATTCGATTACAGTTCAATCGGTTTGGATATAAGCGGCCCTTTGATGGTCATTACTCAAAAAGTGACCTCATTGGCGTTCAGTCTCCACGACGGACTTactaaaaaagaagaggaaatgACGCACACTCAAAAATACTACGCCGTTCACAAGACTCCGAATTTCTTGGAATATTTTAGTTATTCGTTGTTATTTCCTTCTTTGATGGCTGGACCTGTGATATTCTATAACGATTATATAGATTTCGTCGAAGGAAATAATTACGTCAAAGCACAAAGTGATACGAGAAATTCTCAAGTGATATACGAACCGAGCCCCGTTAAAGCCGTTGTAAAAAAAGTAGTGACCGCTCTATTTTGCGCTTATATTTTCGTCAAGTTCTTACCGAGATTTCCTATCGGTAGAGTCAAAGATGGAAATTTCGTAGAAAACTCAACAGTCGGTCATTTATTTTGGTACTTGACTGTCAGTTTGCTTTTAGTTcgatgtaaatattattttgcgTGGACTATGGCTGATGGTATATGTAACAACAGCGGTATAGGTTTTTCCGGTTATAACGAAAACGGTGCGTCCAAATGGAATAAATACTCCAACGTGGACATCTTCCAATTCGAATTCGGTACTAGTCTcaaacaaagcatcgaagcttGGAATAAAGGTACCAATATTTGGTTGAGGATGATGGTATATGAAAGAACGACGAAGTATTCTACTCTGTTAACTTATATATTGTCAGCTATTTGGCACGGATTTTATCCGGGATATTATTTGACGTTCCTTAGCGGTGCTCTTTTTACTTTTGCTTCGAGAACCGTACGACGACACGTCAGGAATTATTTCCTGGGAAATACGGAATCGAAATTATTATACGACGTCATGACGTTCGCGGTGACTCGTTTCGTCTTGGGATACATTACGTTTCCTTTCGTGATTTTGGAATTTTCGTCGTCAATTATGTTGTATAACAAAATGTATTGGTGTCTACACATCGGGGCCGTAATCGTGTATTTGTTTCTTCCAAAATTCGTGCCTAAATCTGAAATCAGAGAGCTTTCATCGAAGAGCGGGATCGCTTTGGCTTTAAAACAAGCGGGACCATATTCCAAGTAA
- the LOC130893866 gene encoding uncharacterized protein LOC130893866 isoform X2: protein MFYISLVWIILITFELSENCSAVKINQLIIPEVINASTPTVLDCDYTLDDSSEENLVVKWFFNDNILVYQWIVGHRPISFGSSGGCSSVKITQLIVPEIVTANTPTILDCDYTIDDPSEENLVVKWFFNDNILVYQWIVGRQPISIGILRKRVDLNHTVNSNPNQLYRALRIMNPTPELTGNYTCVVSSPRSEDSQKKQMIVLVPPSSFDLELVLIESRNYEIRCIAKGVFPIPNITIRLGERLLNDTTVIVMPNNNAFDVTAKSTIYIDKEEKDFSCQLNIPQTTYSVTRKRILSTIESVSTAYKHSSSLLLVLIHIKMILIPFYL from the exons ATGTTTTATATCAGCTTGGTTTGGATAATTCTAATAACTTTCG AACTATCAGAAAACTGTTCTGctgtaaaaataaatcaattaattatacCAGAAGTAATAAATGCCAGTACTCCGACAGTATTAGATTGCGATTATACACTAGATGATTCTAGTGAAGAAAACTTGGTGGTAAAATGGTTCTTTAATGATAATATACTTGTTTACCAGTGGATAGTGGGTCATCGGCCCATAAGCTTCG GATCATCAGGAGGATGTTCATCTGTTAAAATAACCCAATTAATTGTACCAGAAATAGTAACTGCCAATACCCCGACAATATTAGATTGCGATTATACCATAGACGATCCCAGTGAAGAGAATTTGGTAGTAAAATGGTTCTTTAATGATAACATACTTGTTTACCAGTGGATAGTCGGTCGTCAACCCATAAGTATCG GTATTCTGAGGAAACGAGTTGATTTAAACCACACAGTTAATTCTAATCCAAATCAACTTTACAGAGCCCTTAGGATAATGAACCCTACACCGGAGTTAACAGGAAATTATACTTGTGTAGTATCTTCTCCGAGATCAGAAGATTCTCagaaaaaacaaatgattgtCTTAG TACCTCCTTCTTCGTTTGATCTTGAATTAGTTTTGATCGAATCCAGAAATTACGAAATAAGATGTATAGCGAAGGGTGTTTTCCCTATACCAAATATAACGATACGTTTGGGAGAAAG aCTTTTGAATGATACGACAGTGATCGTCATGCCAAATAACAACGCATTCGACGTTACTGCCAAATCTACAATTTACATTGATAAGGAAGAAAAGGACTTTTCCTGTCAACTAAATATACCACAAACTACGTATTCAGTTACAAGAAAAAGGATTTTATCCACTATTG AGAGTGTTTCTACTGCTTATAAACATTCTTCATCACTTTTATTGgttttaattcatattaaaatgattttaattccattttatttataa
- the LOC130894089 gene encoding troponin C, isoallergen Bla g 6.0101-like encodes MATENPATNELNFEDFKKLDISKEQLKMLKSIFDSFDVEKKQEISVDMIGQILDMLGHRQTPQELEAIIKEIDEDGNGVMNFEEFANLSARFLVEEEEDTEAILRELKDAFRLYDKEGLGYISVDLLKDILKELEPNLTPVDLNEMIKEIDTDNSGTVDWEEFKAMMIG; translated from the exons ATGGCTACTGAAAATCCA GCCACCAATGAACTTAACTttgaagatttcaaaaaacttgatataTCTAAAGAGCAGCTGAAAA tgttaaaatcaatttttgattcattcGATGTCGAGAAAAAGCAAGAAATTTCGGTTGATATGATTGGACAAATTCTGGATATGCTGGGACATAGGCAAACACCACAGGAATTAGAG GCTATCataaaagaaattgatgaagATGGAAATGGCGTCATGAATTTCGAAGAGTTTGCCAATTTATCAGCTAGATTTCtagttgaagaagaagaagatacgGAAGCTATTTTAAGAGAACTCAAAGACGCATTTAGACTGTACGACAAAGAAG gTCTTGGTTACATTTCAGTGGATCTCCTGAAAGACATATTGAAGGAGCTTGAGCCCAATTTAACTCCTgtagatttaaatgaaatgataaaagaaattgatacCGATAACTCTGGAACAGTAGACTGGGAAG AATTCAAAGCAATGATGATCGGTTAG